In Amycolatopsis sp. FBCC-B4732, the genomic stretch GGAAGAGCGTGCGCAGCCGGCGCAGCCGAAGCGGTAGCAGGGCACCGAGCGGGCAGAGCAGCAGGACGTTGCCGATCACCTGCCAGAGTGACCCGTCGTCGGCGAAAGCCGCGGTGATGTCGGAGCCGGGCACGAGGTCGAGCGTGCTCTCGGAAGAGTCGCCGACCGGCATGATGACCAGGCAGAACACCAGAAAGGCAACGAGCAGCGCGGCACAGTCGACGCCGGCTGTCGCGGTCGCGAAGCGGGCTGGGAGTCTTCGGCGGCGCCGGGCCGCGAGCAGCGGCCAGCCGAGCAGCGCGTACGGCAGCGCGATCGCCGAAATCGGAATCATCCCCCAGAAGGCGCGAAGCAGGGCTTCCATGCGCCTCCTCTCTCGGAACCCCTCCACTCGAAATCACCTTCGCATCGCAAGATCGACTCGGCAGTCCGAGCGAGCCGCACTATTCGGTGATCTTTCCGGTGGCGGAGTTTGTCCCGCCGTGGTTCGGTCAGGAGGCGCACTGTCCACAGTGGAGATTGTGGACAACCCTGTGGAAGAAATCGGGGACGCCGACAGAAACCGTTGTCGGACAACGGAAACGTGCGAGAGGGGCCTGTGTACTACTCGGCGAGCTGCCGGGCCTGTTCGAGCAGCGTCTGCAGGTGCAGGCCGCGCCGGACGTCGCACGGGTGGGTCGTCGTGCCGCTGGCGATCATCGCCGCGAAGTCGTCCAGGAGTGCGGTGTAGGACTCCTGCGCCGAGCCCGGTTTGCGCCCGAGCGTCCGGTAGCCGTGCCGGCCCCAGACGGCGAGTTCGACGACGGTCGGCTGCACCGGGAGCCGCAACGAGAGCGTGGCGGTGCTGAAAACGCCGCCGTCGTGGGCCAGCATCAGGTGCCAGAGGTCGCCGGGGCTGCGCCGCGCGGCGACGACGCCGGTGATCGGGCCGAGCGCGGCGTCGAGGAGGTCGAGCGCGTGCGGGCCGATGTCGAACAGCGCGCCGCCGTCGTCCTGGCGCCACTCCGAAGCCGCGTACTGGCCGCCGAGCAGGGCACCGGAGAGCCAGCGCGCGCCGCCGCCCGTCCAGCCGCCCGCCTGGGCGAGGTCGGCGAGCCACTCCTGCGTCTGCGCCGAGTACCGCAGCGTCAGGACGACGAGCGCGGCCACGTCGGCGGCGGCGACCGCGTCGGCCAGCCGTCGCGCGCCTTCGAGGTCGGCGGCGATCGGCTTCTCGAGGATCAGGTGCTTCCCGGCTTCGGCCGCGCGCACGCCCAGTTCGGCCTGGATCGACGGCGGGACGGCCAGCGCGACCGCGTCCACCTGCTCGAACAGCTCCTCGACGCTGCCCGCGGTGTTCGCGCAGTGCGTCTCCGCAAGCGCTTGCGCCGCCTCCGGCCGCCGGGCCCAGACCGCGGTCAGCGCCGTGCCGGGGTGATCCGCGAGGCCCGGTGCGTGCACCGTTTTCGCCCACGGGCCGGCACCGATCAGGCCGACGCGCAGCTGTCCGTCCGCGATGAGCTGTCCCACGGCCCGCAGTCTAGGTGTGGTGCTCGTCGCGCCGGAACCGCACCTTCGGCGGGTGCCGTCCTGGCTAAAGTGCCTGCATGATCGCCTCCCGTTTCGCCGTCGTCTGCGCTCTCCTGTTCGGCGCCGCCTTCGTGGGCGCCGCGCCCGCGTCGGCGGCGGGCACGGCCGGGACCTGCCAGGAGGGCGGCGGTGTCACGGTGGTCGTCGATTTCGGCGACCTGGGTCCGCAGCCGCTGATCCGCTGCGCCCCCGGAACGCCGGCGAACGGCATCGCGGCCCTGCAGGACGCCGGCGTCGAGGTCGCCGGTTCGCAGAAGTACGGCCTGGCCGTGGCCTGCCGGATCGCGGGGCAGCCCGGGCCCGACGTCGAGTCGTGCGCGGGGATGCCGTCGGCGACGGCGTACTGGAGCTACTGGCACGCCTCCGCCGGGGGCAGCTGGACGTCGAGCCAGGAGGGCGCGCAGACCGCGAAGCCGGTCGCCGGCGGGTTCGAGGGCTGGGCGTTCGCGCGGCCGAAGACGGCGAACGACCTGCCGACGCCGCCGAAGGTGGCGCCGGTGCGGCAGGCCGCCACCAACGCCCCCGCGCCCGCCGAGCAGGGCAGCTCGTTCCCGTGGGGCCTGGTGATCGGCGCGGTCGTGATCGTGGTGGTCGGCGGCGCCGGGATCGTCGTCGCCCGCCGTCGGCGTGCGCAGTAGGGCGCTGCACCCCGGCGCCTGGTGGGCGTGGGCGCTCACGCTGGCCGTCGCGGCCAGCCGCACGACGAACCCGCTGCTGCTCGGCCTGATCATCGCCGTCGCCGGGTTCGTGGTCGCGAACCGGCGGAGTGACGCGCCCTGGGCGCTGGCGTTCCGGCTGTACGCGTACGTCGGCGCGTTGATCGTCGCCTCGCGGGTGCTCTTCCGGATCCTGGTCGGCGGCGAAGACGGCGGGCACGTGCTGTTCTCGCTGCCGCGGATCCCGCTCGCCGCCGGGTTGTCCCTGCTCGGGCCGACGTCGGCCGAGGAACTGCTCGGCGGCTTCTACGACGGCCTGCGGCTGGCGACGATGGTGGTCTGCGTCGGCGCCGCGAACGCCCTCGCGAACCCGAAACGCCTGCTCAAGGCGGTGCCGGGCGCACTCTACGAGGTCGGCACCGCGATGACGGTGGCGCTGACGGTCGCGCCCCAGCTCGTCGAGAGCGTGCAACGCGTCCGGCGCGCGCGGCGGCTGCGAGCGGGCCGGACTCGCGGGCTGCGGGCGGTCAAGGGCATCGTGGTGCCGGTGCTGGAGGACGCGATGGACCGCTCGCTGCGGCTGGCGGCCGCGATGGATTCCCGGGGCTACGGGCGCCGGGCGTACCTGAGCGGCGGGGTGCGGGTGCTGATCGCGGCCTGCGTCCTGGCCGGGCTGACCGGCGTGTGCGTCGGCGTCTACGGCGTGCTCGACGGGACGTCGTCGTGGCTCGGCGTGCCGCTGCTGGCCGCGGGGCTGGTGGTGGCGGTCGCGGGGTTCGTCCTCGGCGGCCGGCGCGTGCGGCGGACGGCGTACCGGCCGGACCCGTGGGGCTGGCCGGAGACGCTGGTCGTCGTGGCCGGGGCCGGGTCGTGCGCGCTGCTGTTCGCGACCGCGCGGATCGACCCGGGCCGGCTGTTCCCGTCGCTGAGCCCGTTGCGCTGGCCGGAGGTTTCCTGGGTGCACGCGCTGTCCGTGCTGGTCGCGGTGCTGCCGGCGTTCGTCGCGCCGCCACCGCCGTCGTTGTCGGAGGTCGTCCGGTGATCGAGTTCTCGAGGGTCACGGTGACCTACCCGGACGCCTCGCGGCCGGTGCTTTCGGACGTGTCGCTGGAGGTCGAGGAAGGCGAGTTGTGCCTGGTCGCCGGGCCGACCGGGGCGGGGAAGTCGACGTTGCTCGGCGCGCTGAACGGGCTCGTCCCGCACTTCACCGGCGGCCGCTTGGCGGGGCGCGTGGTCGTCGCCGGCCTGGACACGTCCGCGCACCCCCCGCGTGAACTGGCTTCGGTCGTCGGCGTCGTCGGGCAGGACCCGCTGGCGGGGTTCGTGACGGACACCGTCGAGGAGGAGCTCGCGTACGCGATGGAGCAGCTGGCGGTGCCGCCGGACGTCATGCGCAAGCGGGTCGAGGAAACGCTGGACCTGCTGGGCATCGCGGAACTGCGCAACCGTCCACTCCGGACGCTTTCGGGTGGCCAGCAGCAGCGGGTGGCGATCGGCTCGGTGCTGACGGCCCACCCGTCCGTGGTGGTGCTCGACGAGCCGACGTCGGCCCTCGACCCGACCGCGGCCGAGGACGTCCTCGCGGCGATCACCCGCCTGGTGCACGACCTGGGGACGACGGTGGTCGTGGCGGAGCACCGGATGGAGCGCGTCGCGCAGTACGCGGACCGGCTGCTGTACCTGCCGGGCGACGGATCGGTGCGGTCCGGGACGCCCGCGGAGATCCTGGCGACGTCGCCGATCGCACCCCCGATCGCCGAGCTGGGCCGGCTCGCGGGCTGGTCACCGCTGCCGTTGTCGGTCCGGGACGCGCGGCGGGTCGCGGGTCCGCTGCGGTCCCGCCTGTCGTCGATCCCGAAATTGTCGGTGGTGGGTTCTAGTCTCTCGGTGACCGGTCGAGCACTGGACGTGAGAGGGGTGGTGGTCCGCTACGGAGATGTCTCGGCGGTGCGCGGGGTGGACCTGCGGGCCGGGCCGGGGGAAGTGATCGCGCTGATGGGACGCAACGGCTCCGGCAAGTCGTCGCTTCTCTGGGCGGTGCAGGGCAGCGGCCCGAGGTCGGCGGGGAAGGTCGACGTCGGCGGCGCGGACCCGGCATCGCTCAAGCCACGAGCGGCCCGTCAGCGCGTGGGGCTGGTCCCGCAGACACCGGCGGACCTGCTGTACCTCGATTCGGTGGAAGCCGAGTGCGCACAGGCGGACACCGAATCGCAGGTACCGGCGGGGACGGCGCGTGCCCTGCTGGACCGCCTGGCCCCGGGAATCGCCGGCGAAGCGCACCCCGGCGACCTCTCGGAGGGCCAGCGCCTGGCCCTGGTCCTGGCGATCCAGCTGGCGGCGGCACCCCCGGTCGTCCTCCTCGACGAGCCCACCCGCGGCCTGGACTACCACGCAAAACGACGCTTCGCGGCGATCCTGCGAGAGCTGGCCTCGCAGGGGCGAGCGGTGCTGCTGGCCACGCACGACGTCGAGTTCGTGGCAACGGTGGCGAGCCGAGTGGTGGTCATGGCCGAGGGCGAGATAGTCGCGGACGGCCCGACGAAGGAGGTGATCGTCGCCTCCCCGGCGTTCGCGCCCCAGGTGGCGAAGATCCTGGCCCCGGAGCAGTGGCTGACGGTGGACGAGGTCGCGGAAGCGCTGGCATGAGGAGACGCGAGACTTCGAGGACGGCTGACGGAGCCGCGCGGGTCGCTTCGCGCCCGCCCGCACCACCTGACGCCGCCACCCGGCTCGGGTGGGTCTCGAGGGTCGCTTCGAAGCGGTCCCTGCCATCCGGCGCGACAACGTGGCTCGCTGCTGCCGCGCGGGCCGCAGCGCGGCCCGCGCCGCCCGGCGGACGGAGCGCGGCGGCCCATCCAGGTGTGCTCGGCGCGGCAACGCGGGCCGGTGCTGTGGTGCGGGTTGCCTCGCGCCCTGCCGCGCCGCCCGGCAGACGGAGCGCGGCGGGCCGTCCAGGTGCGCTCGGCGCCGCAACGCGGCCCGGTGCCGTCGCGCGGACTCCTGCGGAGTGGCCCGCGCCATCCGGTGCACCGAGCGGCGGCCTGCGGCCGCCCCCCGCGCGATTCAGCGCGGCTGGCCACCCCGGCGAGCCCGGTGCGGCAACGTGGGCCGGTGCTGTGGCGCGGGTTGCCGCGAAGTTGGCTGCGCCATCCGGCGGATCGAGTGCGGCGGGTCGTCCGGGTGGGCTCGGTGCGGCAACACGGCCAGGTGCTGTGGTGCGGGTTGCCGCGGAGTTGGCCGCGCCATCCGGTGCACCGAGCGCGGGTCGTCCGAGCGGGCCCGGTGCGGCAACGTGGGCCGGTGCTGTGGCGCGGGCTGTAGCAGAGCGGCCCGCACCACCCGGTGCACCGAGCGCGGGTCGTCCGAGCGGGCCCGGCGCGGCAACATGGCCCGGTGCCACCGCGCGGACTCCTGCGGAGCCGACCGCACCACCCGCTGCGCCGAGAGGTGGCCTGCGCCCGGCCCCCGCACAATTCAGCGCGGCGGGCCACCCCAGCGCGCCCGGCGCAGCACCAACCCGCGGCCGAGCCGGGGCGGCCACCGACACAGAGCCGCCCAGAGTGACCCGAGCCCCCGAAGCGGCAGCGAAGGCGGCGCCATGACCGGCTTCCTCCCGCCGAAGCCCCGAACCATCCGGCTCACCCCCAGGCCCGCGCTGGTCCTCACCACCGCGAGCCTCCTCGGGCTGGCCATGTTCTGCTGGCCCCTCTTCGCCAACCCCCGGCCCACCGCCGCCGCCCACACCGCGGATGCGCCGTTCGTCTTCATGGCGACCCTGCCGGTGCTGATCCTCGTCGTCCTCGCCGAGCTGTCCCGCGGCGGCATCGATGCCAAAGCGCTCGCGCTCCTCGGCGTGCTCTCCGCCGTCAACGCCGGCCTGCGGCCGCTCGGTGCCGGTACCGGGGGCATCGAGCTGGTGTTCTTCCTGCTCGTGCTCGCCGGCCGCGTGTTCGGGCCCGGGTTCGGGTTCGTTCTGGGCTCGACGTCGCTGTTCACCAGCGCGTTGCTCACCGCCGGGGTCGGGCCGTGGTTGCCGTTCCAGATGCTCGCGTCGTCGCTCATCGGGCTCGGGGCCGGGTTGCTGCCGCGGGCGCGTGGCAAAGCCGAAATCGCGATGCTCGTCGCGTACGGCGTGTTCGCGGCCTACTTCTTCGGGCTGCTCATGAGCCTGTGGTCGTGGCCGTTCCTCGCCGGGGACAGCACGCAGCTCGGCTTCGTGCCGGGGGCGCCGCTACTGGAGAACCTGCACCGGTTCGCCGTCTACACCGTGCTGACCTCGACGCTCGGCTGGGACACCGGGCGCGCGATCACCAACGCCGTCGCGATCGTGCTGCTCGGGCCGGCCATTCTCGCCGTCCTGCGGCGGGCGGCCCGGCGCGCGGCTTTCGACGCGCCCGTGACCTTCGATCAGCCGTAGGAGTAGAAGCCGCGGCCGGTCTTCTTGCCGAGCAGGCCCGCGTCCACCATGCGCAGCAGCAGCGGCGGCGACGAGTACAGCGGCTCCTTGAACTCCGCGTACATCGAGTCCGCGATGGCCTTGATCGTGTCCAGCCCGATCAGATCCGACAGCCGCAGCGGGCCCATCGGGTGGGCGGTGCCCAGCTCCATGCCGCGGTCGATGTCCTCGGCCGAGGCGAAGCCGGACTCGATCATGCGGATCGCCGAGAGCAGGTACGGCACCAGCAGCGAGTTCACGATGAAGCCGGCGCGGTCCTGCGAGCGGATCACGGTCTTGCCCAGCGCCGTCGTCGCGTGTTCCTCCGCGCGGCGGGCGGTCTCGTCGCTCGTCAGCAGCGAGGGGACCAGCTCCACCAGCGGCAGCACCGGCACCGGGTTGAAGAAGTGGATGCCGACCACCTGCTGCGGCCGGCTCGTCGCCATGCCCAGCTTCATGATCGGGATCGACGACGTGTTGGACGCGAACACCGCGTCCTCGGCCTCGACGATCTTGTCGAGCTGGCGGAAGACGTCGACCTTCGCCTGCTCCTGCTCGAGGATCGCCTCGACGACCAGCTCGCGGTCGGCGAACTCGGCGATGTCGGTCGTGAACCGGACCCGGCCCAGAGCCGCGTCGGCGTCTTCGGCGGACAGCTTGCCGCTCTTGACGCCGCGCTGGAGCGACTTCTCGATGCGGGCCTTGCCCGCGTCGAGCGCCGGCTGGTTCACCTCGGTGACCACCACGTCCAACCCGGCCCTGGCGTGCACCTCGGCGATGCCGGAACCCATGAGTCCCGCTCCGACGACACCAATCCGACTTACCACCGGCTCACTCCTTCATTGCTTCGCAGGCCCGTTCTTGGGCAGCACGCAGCGCGCGAGGGCGGTGCCGGATTGTGTCCGGCTTCGCCCTCGCGCGGTTACGCGTGCTCAACGACGGTACTCGTCGTACCCGTCGT encodes the following:
- a CDS encoding 3-hydroxybutyryl-CoA dehydrogenase; this encodes MVSRIGVVGAGLMGSGIAEVHARAGLDVVVTEVNQPALDAGKARIEKSLQRGVKSGKLSAEDADAALGRVRFTTDIAEFADRELVVEAILEQEQAKVDVFRQLDKIVEAEDAVFASNTSSIPIMKLGMATSRPQQVVGIHFFNPVPVLPLVELVPSLLTSDETARRAEEHATTALGKTVIRSQDRAGFIVNSLLVPYLLSAIRMIESGFASAEDIDRGMELGTAHPMGPLRLSDLIGLDTIKAIADSMYAEFKEPLYSSPPLLLRMVDAGLLGKKTGRGFYSYG
- a CDS encoding Gfo/Idh/MocA family protein; its protein translation is MGQLIADGQLRVGLIGAGPWAKTVHAPGLADHPGTALTAVWARRPEAAQALAETHCANTAGSVEELFEQVDAVALAVPPSIQAELGVRAAEAGKHLILEKPIAADLEGARRLADAVAAADVAALVVLTLRYSAQTQEWLADLAQAGGWTGGGARWLSGALLGGQYAASEWRQDDGGALFDIGPHALDLLDAALGPITGVVAARRSPGDLWHLMLAHDGGVFSTATLSLRLPVQPTVVELAVWGRHGYRTLGRKPGSAQESYTALLDDFAAMIASGTTTHPCDVRRGLHLQTLLEQARQLAE
- a CDS encoding ECF transporter S component; the protein is MTGFLPPKPRTIRLTPRPALVLTTASLLGLAMFCWPLFANPRPTAAAHTADAPFVFMATLPVLILVVLAELSRGGIDAKALALLGVLSAVNAGLRPLGAGTGGIELVFFLLVLAGRVFGPGFGFVLGSTSLFTSALLTAGVGPWLPFQMLASSLIGLGAGLLPRARGKAEIAMLVAYGVFAAYFFGLLMSLWSWPFLAGDSTQLGFVPGAPLLENLHRFAVYTVLTSTLGWDTGRAITNAVAIVLLGPAILAVLRRAARRAAFDAPVTFDQP
- a CDS encoding energy-coupling factor transporter transmembrane protein EcfT → MRSRALHPGAWWAWALTLAVAASRTTNPLLLGLIIAVAGFVVANRRSDAPWALAFRLYAYVGALIVASRVLFRILVGGEDGGHVLFSLPRIPLAAGLSLLGPTSAEELLGGFYDGLRLATMVVCVGAANALANPKRLLKAVPGALYEVGTAMTVALTVAPQLVESVQRVRRARRLRAGRTRGLRAVKGIVVPVLEDAMDRSLRLAAAMDSRGYGRRAYLSGGVRVLIAACVLAGLTGVCVGVYGVLDGTSSWLGVPLLAAGLVVAVAGFVLGGRRVRRTAYRPDPWGWPETLVVVAGAGSCALLFATARIDPGRLFPSLSPLRWPEVSWVHALSVLVAVLPAFVAPPPPSLSEVVR
- a CDS encoding VanZ family protein yields the protein MEALLRAFWGMIPISAIALPYALLGWPLLAARRRRRLPARFATATAGVDCAALLVAFLVFCLVIMPVGDSSESTLDLVPGSDITAAFADDGSLWQVIGNVLLLCPLGALLPLRLRRLRTLFRIALAALLASLLVEGTQYLIHSGRVTSADDVLLNTVGATLGAALSRRGWRALDPPPPAPVAIPAQRRRICESPTLRMRVPRSVWDTRYAAVAHPKRR
- a CDS encoding ABC transporter ATP-binding protein, yielding MIEFSRVTVTYPDASRPVLSDVSLEVEEGELCLVAGPTGAGKSTLLGALNGLVPHFTGGRLAGRVVVAGLDTSAHPPRELASVVGVVGQDPLAGFVTDTVEEELAYAMEQLAVPPDVMRKRVEETLDLLGIAELRNRPLRTLSGGQQQRVAIGSVLTAHPSVVVLDEPTSALDPTAAEDVLAAITRLVHDLGTTVVVAEHRMERVAQYADRLLYLPGDGSVRSGTPAEILATSPIAPPIAELGRLAGWSPLPLSVRDARRVAGPLRSRLSSIPKLSVVGSSLSVTGRALDVRGVVVRYGDVSAVRGVDLRAGPGEVIALMGRNGSGKSSLLWAVQGSGPRSAGKVDVGGADPASLKPRAARQRVGLVPQTPADLLYLDSVEAECAQADTESQVPAGTARALLDRLAPGIAGEAHPGDLSEGQRLALVLAIQLAAAPPVVLLDEPTRGLDYHAKRRFAAILRELASQGRAVLLATHDVEFVATVASRVVVMAEGEIVADGPTKEVIVASPAFAPQVAKILAPEQWLTVDEVAEALA